Proteins from one Burkholderia oklahomensis C6786 genomic window:
- the hemW gene encoding radical SAM family heme chaperone HemW encodes MSDAAANGARVVATFAAPGKIRLASLPPLALYVHFPWCVRKCPYCDFNSHEWKDGGALPEHDYLDALRADLEQALPLVWGRQVHTVFIGGGTPSLLSAAGLDRLLSDVRALLPLDADAEITLEANPGTFEAAKFAQFRASGVNRLSIGIQSFDESHLKALGRIHDAAQARAAVEIAARTFDNFNLDLMFALPNQTLDECRTDLETALSFAPPHLSLYHLTLEPNTYFAKFPPAVPDDDASADMQDWLHERTAQAGYERYEVSAYAKPHRQCKHNLNYWRFGDYLGIGAGAHTKLSFPNRILRQARYKHPATFIEQAKAGAAVQEEREVGPRDLPFEFMLNALRLVEGVPTHSFAERTGMSLAAIGPALAEAERRGLIVHDHTRIAPTPLGQRFLNDLQALFLRDE; translated from the coding sequence ATGAGCGACGCCGCCGCCAACGGCGCGCGCGTCGTCGCGACGTTCGCCGCGCCCGGGAAGATCCGGCTCGCGTCGCTGCCGCCGCTCGCGCTGTACGTGCACTTCCCGTGGTGCGTGCGCAAATGCCCGTATTGCGACTTCAACTCGCACGAATGGAAAGACGGCGGCGCGCTGCCCGAGCACGACTATCTCGACGCGCTGCGCGCCGACCTCGAGCAGGCGCTGCCGCTCGTCTGGGGGCGCCAGGTGCATACGGTGTTCATCGGCGGCGGTACGCCGAGCCTGCTGTCGGCGGCGGGCCTCGACCGGCTGCTGTCCGACGTGCGCGCGCTCCTGCCGCTCGATGCGGACGCCGAGATCACGCTCGAAGCGAATCCCGGCACGTTCGAGGCGGCGAAGTTCGCGCAATTCCGCGCGAGCGGCGTGAACCGTCTGTCGATCGGCATCCAGAGCTTCGACGAATCGCATCTGAAGGCGCTCGGCCGGATCCACGACGCCGCGCAGGCGCGCGCCGCGGTCGAGATCGCCGCACGCACGTTCGACAATTTCAATCTCGACCTGATGTTCGCGCTGCCGAACCAGACGCTCGACGAATGCCGCACGGATCTCGAGACCGCACTGTCGTTCGCGCCGCCGCATCTGTCGCTCTATCACCTGACGCTCGAGCCGAACACGTACTTCGCGAAATTCCCGCCCGCCGTGCCGGACGACGATGCGTCGGCCGACATGCAGGACTGGCTGCACGAGCGCACCGCGCAGGCGGGCTACGAGCGCTACGAGGTGTCCGCTTACGCGAAGCCGCATCGGCAATGCAAGCACAACCTGAACTACTGGCGCTTCGGCGACTATCTCGGGATCGGCGCGGGCGCGCACACGAAGCTGTCGTTTCCGAACCGGATCCTGCGCCAGGCGCGCTACAAGCATCCTGCGACGTTCATCGAGCAGGCAAAAGCGGGCGCGGCCGTGCAGGAGGAGCGCGAGGTCGGGCCGCGCGATCTGCCGTTCGAGTTCATGCTGAACGCGCTGCGGCTCGTCGAAGGCGTGCCCACGCACAGCTTCGCGGAGCGCACCGGCATGTCGCTCGCCGCGATCGGGCCCGCGCTCGCGGAAGCCGAGCGGCGCGGCCTCATCGTGCACGATCACACGCGCATCGCGCCGACGCCGCTCGGCCAGCGCTTCCTCAACGATCTGCAGGCGCTTTTCCTGCGCGACGAATGA
- the rdgB gene encoding RdgB/HAM1 family non-canonical purine NTP pyrophosphatase, with protein MPHASTDAARSRIVLASNNPGKLREFAALFSTAGIDVVPQGELGVSEADEPHVTFVENALAKARHASRATGLPAVADDSGLCVPALRGAPGVYSARYAQRAGREKSDAANNAYLVEQLRDVADRRAYYCCVLALVRHADDPEPIIAEGRWSGEIVDAPRGAHGFGYDPHFLVPALGATAAELDPAAKNAVSHRALALKSLVARLGEIR; from the coding sequence ATGCCGCACGCATCGACCGACGCCGCGCGCTCGCGCATCGTCCTCGCCTCGAACAATCCGGGCAAGCTGCGCGAGTTCGCCGCCCTCTTCTCGACGGCCGGCATCGACGTCGTGCCGCAGGGCGAACTCGGCGTGTCCGAAGCCGATGAGCCGCACGTGACGTTCGTCGAGAACGCGCTCGCGAAGGCGCGCCATGCGTCGCGCGCGACGGGCCTGCCCGCCGTCGCCGACGATTCGGGCCTGTGCGTGCCCGCGCTGCGCGGCGCGCCGGGCGTCTATTCGGCGCGCTACGCGCAGCGCGCCGGCCGCGAGAAGAGCGACGCGGCGAACAATGCGTATCTCGTCGAGCAATTGCGCGACGTCGCCGACCGGCGCGCGTACTACTGCTGCGTGCTCGCGCTCGTGCGCCATGCGGACGACCCGGAGCCGATCATCGCCGAAGGCCGCTGGTCGGGCGAGATCGTCGACGCGCCGCGCGGCGCGCACGGCTTCGGCTACGATCCGCACTTCCTCGTGCCGGCGCTCGGCGCGACGGCGGCCGAGCTCGATCCGGCCGCGAAGAACGCGGTGAGCCATCGCGCGCTCGCGCTGAAGTCGCTCGTCGCGCGGCTCGGAGAGATTCGATGA
- the rph gene encoding ribonuclease PH, whose translation MTNSSPRPSGRRANQLRDVRITRRYTKHAEGSVLVEFGDTKVICTASVAERVPEFLRDRGQGWLTAEYGMLPRATHTRSDREAARGKQTGRTQEIQRLIGRALRAVFDLDALGPRTLHLDCDVIQADGGTRTASITGAFVAAHDAVTKLVSTGKIPRSPITDYVAAISVGVFGGAPVLDLDYDEDSACDTDMNVVMTGSGGFVEVQGTAEGVPFSRAEMNALLDLAQAGIGELVRVQRAALEA comes from the coding sequence ATGACGAATTCCTCCCCACGCCCGAGCGGTCGCCGCGCCAACCAACTGCGCGACGTGCGTATCACGCGCCGCTACACGAAGCACGCCGAAGGCTCGGTGCTCGTCGAGTTCGGCGACACGAAGGTGATCTGCACGGCGAGCGTCGCCGAGCGCGTGCCCGAGTTCCTGCGCGACCGCGGCCAGGGCTGGCTCACCGCCGAATACGGGATGCTGCCGCGCGCGACGCACACGCGCAGCGACCGCGAGGCGGCGCGCGGCAAGCAGACGGGCCGCACGCAGGAAATTCAGCGACTGATCGGCCGCGCGCTGCGCGCGGTATTCGATCTCGACGCGCTCGGCCCGCGCACGCTGCACCTCGACTGCGACGTGATCCAGGCCGACGGCGGCACGCGCACGGCGAGCATCACGGGCGCGTTCGTCGCCGCGCACGACGCGGTGACGAAGCTCGTCTCGACAGGCAAGATCCCGCGCTCGCCGATCACCGACTACGTCGCCGCGATCTCGGTCGGCGTGTTCGGCGGTGCGCCGGTGCTCGATCTCGACTACGACGAAGACTCCGCTTGCGACACCGACATGAACGTCGTGATGACGGGCTCGGGCGGGTTCGTCGAGGTACAGGGCACCGCGGAAGGCGTGCCGTTCTCGCGCGCCGAGATGAACGCGCTCCTCGACCTCGCGCAAGCCGGCATCGGCGAGCTCGTGCGTGTGCAGCGCGCGGCGCTGGAGGCCTGA
- a CDS encoding YicC/YloC family endoribonuclease yields the protein MIYSMTGYASATRDLATASGNGGTSVSVELRTVNSRFLDLNFRMPDDVRACEPALREMLMNKLSRGKVDVRINLQRGDQNVNAGALNHAALNQLAELERAVLDAFPGVGRMRAGEILRWPGVLAESGVSADALRDAVLACGKEAIGDLVVVRSREGAQLATMLLANVAEMEAIVARIVPLVPELIAKHQQKIVERLQEALGIAAPEGSAPIASREEAAERIRQEVTMYGIRIDIAEELSRLTAHLNETRHVIEKGGRVGKRLDFMMQELNREANTLGSKAAAKELADASMALKLLIEQMREQVQNLE from the coding sequence ATGATCTACAGCATGACGGGCTATGCGAGCGCGACGCGCGATCTCGCGACGGCTTCCGGCAACGGCGGCACGAGCGTATCGGTCGAATTGCGGACCGTGAATTCGCGGTTCCTGGACCTGAATTTCCGGATGCCGGACGACGTGCGCGCGTGCGAGCCGGCGCTGCGCGAGATGCTGATGAACAAGCTGTCGCGCGGCAAGGTCGACGTGCGCATCAACCTGCAGCGCGGCGACCAGAACGTGAACGCGGGCGCGCTGAACCACGCGGCGCTCAACCAGCTCGCCGAGCTCGAGCGCGCGGTGCTCGACGCGTTTCCGGGCGTCGGCCGCATGCGGGCGGGCGAGATCCTGCGCTGGCCGGGCGTGCTCGCCGAGAGCGGCGTGTCGGCCGACGCGCTGCGCGACGCGGTGCTCGCGTGCGGCAAGGAAGCGATCGGCGATCTCGTCGTCGTGCGCTCGCGCGAGGGCGCGCAGCTCGCGACGATGCTGCTCGCGAACGTCGCCGAGATGGAAGCGATCGTCGCGCGCATCGTGCCGCTCGTGCCGGAGCTGATCGCGAAGCATCAGCAGAAGATCGTCGAGAGGCTGCAGGAAGCGCTCGGCATCGCGGCGCCGGAAGGCAGCGCGCCCATCGCCTCGCGCGAGGAGGCGGCCGAGCGCATCCGTCAGGAAGTGACGATGTACGGCATCCGCATCGACATCGCCGAGGAGCTGTCGCGCCTCACCGCGCATCTGAACGAGACGCGCCACGTGATCGAGAAGGGCGGCCGCGTCGGCAAGCGTCTCGACTTCATGATGCAGGAGCTGAACCGCGAGGCGAACACGCTCGGCTCGAAGGCGGCGGCGAAGGAGCTCGCCGACGCGTCGATGGCGCTCAAGCTGCTGATCGAGCAGATGCGCGAGCAAGTGCAAAACCTGGAGTAA
- the gmk gene encoding guanylate kinase: protein MTDSNRDGAAAHTLHAGVYPGNLFMVVAPSGAGKSTLVNALLSKDSEICLSISYTTRKPRPGEQDGEHYHFTTVEDFRERHARHEFLESAEVHGNYYGTSRVWIEEQMKNGHDVLLEIDWQGAQQVKKQFRNAVGIFILPPSLVALEERLKKRGKDEPNVITRRLLAAGGEIAHAAEAEYVVINETFEHALAELECIVAATRLRFTSQYARHAELFVELGIHLPHAE, encoded by the coding sequence ATGACCGATTCGAACCGCGACGGCGCGGCGGCGCACACGCTGCACGCCGGCGTCTATCCGGGCAATCTCTTCATGGTCGTCGCGCCGTCGGGCGCGGGCAAGTCGACGCTCGTCAACGCGCTCTTGTCGAAAGATTCGGAGATCTGCCTATCCATTTCGTACACGACGCGCAAGCCGCGTCCGGGCGAGCAGGACGGCGAGCATTATCACTTCACGACGGTCGAGGATTTCCGCGAGCGTCACGCGCGCCACGAGTTTCTCGAGAGCGCCGAAGTGCACGGCAACTACTACGGCACGTCGCGCGTCTGGATCGAAGAGCAGATGAAGAACGGCCACGACGTGCTGCTCGAAATCGACTGGCAGGGCGCGCAGCAGGTGAAGAAGCAGTTCCGCAACGCGGTCGGCATCTTCATCCTGCCGCCGTCGCTCGTCGCGCTCGAGGAGCGCCTGAAGAAGCGCGGGAAGGACGAGCCGAACGTGATCACGCGGCGCCTGCTCGCCGCGGGCGGCGAGATCGCGCATGCGGCGGAAGCGGAGTACGTCGTCATCAACGAGACCTTCGAGCATGCGCTCGCCGAGCTCGAATGCATCGTCGCCGCGACGCGCCTGCGCTTCACGTCGCAATATGCGCGGCATGCCGAACTTTTCGTCGAGCTCGGCATTCATTTGCCGCATGCCGAGTGA
- the rpoZ gene encoding DNA-directed RNA polymerase subunit omega, with product MARITVEDCLKQIPNRFELALAATYRARQLAQGHTPKIESRDKPTVVALREIAAGQVGVEMLKKVPV from the coding sequence ATGGCTCGCATTACCGTTGAAGACTGCCTGAAGCAGATTCCGAACCGCTTCGAACTGGCGCTCGCCGCCACTTATCGCGCGCGGCAGCTCGCGCAAGGCCATACGCCGAAGATCGAAAGCCGCGACAAGCCGACGGTCGTCGCGCTGCGCGAGATCGCGGCCGGCCAGGTCGGTGTCGAAATGCTGAAGAAAGTGCCTGTTTAA
- a CDS encoding RelA/SpoT family protein: MSTTPSSASSEAGHAEATAPSPARQYIDAVLEQSFRHLFGPTATPEQPRKHGVVSIAKLTAALADYLSPEEIKEVKAAFHFGDEAHLGQYRQSGEPYITHPVAVAEICAGWKLDAQAIMAALLHDVMEDQGVTKSELAERFGPKVAELVDGLSKLDKMEFRSREEAQAENFRKMLLAMARDVRVILVKLADRLHNMRTLGAVPMEKRRRVARETLDIYAPIAHRLGLNNTYRELQDMSFANFNPNRYATLEKAVKAARGNRREVIGKILESVQRAMADAKIGAEITGREKTIYSIYKKMRDKQLSFSQVLDVYGFRIVVEHPLDCYTCIGVLHALYKPVPGKFKDYIAIPKVNGYQSLHTTLVGPFGAPIEFQVRTRKMHEIAEAGVAAHWLYKNGGADLNDVQKRAHQWLKSLLDIQSEAGDSSEFLEHVKIDLFPDAVYVFTPKSKIMALPRGATALDFAYSIHSDLGNQCVAVKINNELLPLRTELKSGDIVEVITAPYSKPNPAWLGFVRTGKARSAIRHYLKTMRLNESVQLGERLVDQSLKGYGLALADVTPEVWEKLVQWTGNKSRQEIFADIGLGRRVAAVMAKRIEVLMSGRDADDDLPRAERHANHAPPVVITGTEGMSVQLSACCRPIPGDDIMGYIGIGLGMAIHTTACRVAQRIHRRDPGRWIDVAWAPQPGRLFDVAVKALVKNTKGIFARVAADITSADANIVHIAMDEDLTHESTVLRFVIQVSDRVHLANVMRRVRTNPDVMRIMRERSNDDVVHARHDGGMRIDRERQDY, from the coding sequence ATGAGCACCACACCATCGTCCGCCTCCTCGGAGGCCGGCCACGCCGAGGCCACCGCACCGTCGCCCGCGCGTCAATACATCGACGCGGTCCTCGAACAGTCGTTTCGCCATCTGTTCGGGCCGACCGCGACGCCGGAACAGCCGCGCAAGCACGGCGTCGTCTCCATCGCGAAACTGACCGCCGCGCTTGCCGACTACCTCAGTCCCGAGGAAATCAAAGAGGTCAAGGCGGCGTTCCACTTCGGCGACGAAGCCCACCTCGGTCAATATCGCCAGAGCGGCGAACCCTACATCACCCATCCCGTCGCCGTCGCGGAAATCTGCGCCGGCTGGAAGCTCGACGCCCAGGCGATCATGGCGGCGCTTTTGCACGACGTGATGGAAGACCAGGGCGTGACGAAGAGCGAGCTCGCCGAGCGCTTCGGCCCGAAGGTCGCCGAGCTCGTCGACGGTCTGTCGAAGCTCGACAAGATGGAATTCAGGAGTCGCGAGGAAGCGCAAGCGGAGAACTTCCGCAAGATGCTGCTCGCGATGGCGCGCGACGTGCGCGTGATCCTCGTGAAGCTCGCCGACCGCCTGCACAACATGCGCACGCTGGGCGCGGTGCCGATGGAAAAGCGCCGCCGCGTCGCGCGCGAGACGCTCGACATCTATGCGCCGATCGCGCACCGCCTCGGCCTGAACAACACGTATCGCGAACTGCAGGACATGAGCTTCGCGAACTTCAATCCGAATCGCTACGCGACGCTCGAGAAGGCGGTGAAGGCCGCGCGCGGCAACCGCCGCGAAGTGATCGGCAAGATCCTCGAGTCGGTGCAGCGCGCGATGGCGGACGCGAAGATCGGCGCCGAGATCACCGGCCGCGAGAAGACGATCTACAGCATCTACAAGAAGATGCGCGACAAGCAGCTGTCGTTCTCGCAGGTGCTCGACGTATACGGTTTCCGGATCGTCGTCGAGCATCCGCTCGACTGCTACACGTGCATCGGCGTGCTGCACGCGCTCTATAAACCCGTGCCGGGCAAGTTCAAGGATTACATCGCGATCCCGAAGGTCAACGGCTATCAGTCGCTGCACACGACGCTCGTCGGCCCGTTCGGCGCGCCGATCGAGTTCCAGGTGCGCACGCGCAAGATGCATGAGATCGCGGAAGCCGGCGTCGCCGCGCACTGGCTCTACAAGAACGGCGGCGCGGATCTGAACGACGTGCAGAAGCGCGCGCACCAGTGGCTGAAGTCGCTGCTCGACATCCAGAGCGAGGCGGGCGATTCGAGCGAATTCCTCGAGCACGTGAAGATCGATCTGTTCCCGGATGCGGTCTACGTGTTTACGCCGAAGTCGAAGATCATGGCGCTGCCGCGCGGTGCCACCGCGCTCGACTTCGCATATTCGATCCACAGCGATCTCGGCAACCAGTGCGTCGCCGTGAAGATCAACAACGAGCTGCTGCCGCTGCGCACCGAGCTGAAGAGCGGCGACATCGTCGAGGTGATCACCGCGCCGTACTCGAAGCCGAATCCCGCGTGGCTCGGCTTCGTGCGCACCGGCAAGGCGCGCTCGGCGATCCGGCATTACCTGAAGACGATGCGCCTGAACGAATCGGTGCAGCTGGGCGAGCGGCTCGTCGACCAGAGCCTGAAGGGCTACGGGCTCGCGCTTGCCGACGTCACGCCCGAGGTGTGGGAAAAGCTCGTCCAGTGGACGGGCAACAAGAGCCGTCAGGAAATCTTCGCGGACATCGGCCTCGGCCGCCGCGTGGCCGCCGTGATGGCGAAGCGCATCGAAGTGCTGATGAGCGGGCGCGACGCCGACGACGATCTGCCGCGCGCCGAGCGTCACGCGAACCATGCGCCGCCCGTCGTCATCACCGGCACGGAAGGAATGTCGGTGCAACTGTCCGCGTGCTGCCGGCCGATTCCGGGCGACGACATCATGGGCTACATCGGCATCGGGCTCGGGATGGCGATCCATACGACCGCCTGCCGCGTCGCGCAGCGGATCCACCGGCGCGATCCGGGCCGCTGGATCGACGTCGCGTGGGCGCCTCAGCCGGGACGTCTGTTCGACGTCGCGGTGAAGGCGCTCGTGAAGAACACGAAGGGGATCTTCGCGCGCGTCGCGGCCGACATCACGTCGGCCGACGCGAACATCGTCCACATCGCGATGGACGAGGATCTGACGCACGAATCGACGGTGCTGCGCTTCGTGATTCAGGTGAGCGACCGCGTGCACCTCGCGAACGTGATGCGCCGCGTGCGCACGAATCCGGACGTGATGCGGATCATGCGCGAGCGTTCGAACGACGACGTCGTGCATGCACGGCACGACGGCGGGATGCGGATCGATCGCGAGCGGCAGGATTACTAG
- the greB gene encoding transcription elongation factor GreB — MNKAFVKESDGDDDDLEHAQAAIPPGAKNYITPAGHKRLRDELLHLIDEARPEVVKLVSWAASNGDRSENGDYIYGKRRLREIDRRIRFLTKRLDLAEVVDASRQENADQVFFGATVDYATQDGTEHTVTIVGVDEVDLDRGHVSWISPVARALLKARVGDTVTLLTPVGPEPIDVLDVRYPAPGAA; from the coding sequence ATGAACAAAGCATTTGTGAAGGAGTCGGACGGAGACGACGACGACCTCGAACACGCGCAGGCAGCCATCCCGCCTGGCGCGAAGAACTACATCACGCCGGCGGGCCACAAGCGCCTGCGCGACGAACTGCTGCACCTGATCGACGAAGCGCGCCCGGAAGTGGTGAAGCTCGTGTCGTGGGCGGCGTCGAACGGCGACCGCTCGGAGAATGGCGATTACATCTACGGCAAGCGGCGCCTGCGCGAAATCGACCGCCGCATCCGCTTTCTGACGAAGCGGCTCGATCTTGCCGAAGTCGTCGATGCGAGCCGCCAGGAGAACGCGGACCAGGTGTTCTTCGGCGCGACCGTCGATTACGCGACGCAGGATGGCACCGAGCATACGGTGACGATCGTCGGCGTCGACGAGGTCGATCTGGATCGCGGGCACGTGAGCTGGATCTCGCCCGTCGCGCGCGCGCTGCTGAAGGCGCGCGTCGGCGACACGGTCACGCTGCTGACGCCGGTCGGTCCGGAGCCGATCGACGTGCTCGACGTCCGCTATCCGGCGCCGGGCGCGGCATAG
- a CDS encoding porin, translated as MKKTLIVAALSGVFATAAHAQSSVTLYGLIDAGITYTNNQGGHSAWSQSTGSVNGSRWGLRGAEDLGGGLKAIFVLENGFGINNGTLKQNGREFGRQAFVGLSHEQYGALTLGRQYDSVVDYIGPLSLTGTQFGGTQFAHPFDNDNLNNSFRINNAVKYTSVNWAGLKFGALYGFSNNNQFANNRAYSAGVSYSYAGFNIGAGYLQLNNNFGPAVSNASGAVALDNTFVGKRQRVFGGGLNYTYGPATAGFVFTQSRVNRATAIGAGASGVANGIALDGTFLRFNNYEVNGRYAITPAWTVSGSYTYTAGFIENHHPGWNQFNLQTAYALSKRTDVYLQGVYQKVNRDGTDIGAYINGVGGASSSEKQVAVTAGLRHRF; from the coding sequence ATGAAAAAGACCCTCATCGTTGCCGCTCTCTCTGGCGTCTTCGCGACGGCCGCCCACGCGCAAAGCAGCGTGACGCTGTACGGCCTGATCGACGCCGGCATCACCTACACGAACAACCAAGGCGGCCACAGCGCGTGGTCGCAATCCACCGGCTCGGTCAACGGCAGCCGCTGGGGCCTGCGCGGCGCCGAGGATCTCGGTGGCGGCCTGAAGGCGATCTTCGTCTTGGAAAACGGCTTCGGCATCAATAACGGCACGCTGAAGCAGAATGGCCGCGAGTTCGGCCGCCAGGCGTTCGTCGGCCTGTCGCACGAGCAATACGGCGCGCTGACGCTCGGCCGCCAATACGACAGCGTCGTCGACTACATCGGGCCGCTGTCGCTGACGGGCACGCAATTCGGCGGTACGCAGTTCGCCCACCCGTTCGACAACGACAACCTGAACAATTCGTTCCGGATCAACAACGCGGTCAAGTACACGAGCGTGAACTGGGCCGGCCTGAAGTTCGGCGCGTTGTACGGTTTCTCGAACAACAACCAGTTCGCGAACAACCGTGCGTATAGCGCGGGCGTGTCGTACAGCTACGCCGGCTTCAATATCGGCGCCGGCTACCTGCAGCTGAACAACAACTTCGGTCCGGCGGTCTCCAACGCATCGGGCGCCGTCGCACTCGACAACACGTTCGTCGGCAAGCGCCAGCGCGTGTTCGGCGGCGGCCTGAACTACACGTACGGCCCGGCGACGGCCGGCTTCGTGTTCACGCAATCGCGCGTCAACCGCGCGACGGCGATCGGCGCGGGCGCATCGGGCGTCGCGAACGGCATCGCGCTCGACGGCACGTTCCTGCGCTTCAACAACTACGAAGTGAACGGACGCTACGCGATTACGCCGGCCTGGACGGTCTCGGGCTCGTACACGTACACCGCGGGCTTCATCGAAAACCATCACCCGGGTTGGAACCAATTCAACCTGCAAACGGCTTACGCGCTGTCGAAGCGTACCGACGTGTACCTGCAGGGTGTGTATCAGAAGGTCAACCGGGACGGCACGGACATCGGCGCGTACATCAACGGTGTAGGCGGTGCGTCGTCGAGCGAAAAGCAAGTCGCCGTCACGGCTGGCCTGCGTCACCGCTTCTAA